The proteins below are encoded in one region of Aquisphaera giovannonii:
- the tnpC gene encoding IS66 family transposase yields the protein MSLEITDDLIARQSPEAQAIIGLLLARIAEQDRRIARLEAELESLRKTPQNSSLPPSTQHPHARPASREAKSRRKRGGQPGHRKHERPLIRTEDCQAVVTLMPGGCRRCGTRLSGVDPEPLRHQVWELPEIKPVVTEYQRHRLSCPRCGEGTCAELPAGVPRGQSGPRLIAFVATLMAHFRQSKRRTSLFVTSVLNIPCCPSLTVKHQRIATRALQPAYDRLVAALPSQPHLNGDESPTREGTTKAWLWTFVAGTFTVFALRGSRAATAISELLGEAFAGVMTCDRAKMYWRCGRLQWCWAHLKRDFQALVDHADPQVRRLGHDLMRPTRELFRQWSRCRDGTISRGELGRALAPVRHRVEALLLRGAFSGNPRLTGMCRELYDHRDWLWSFLDVDGVEPTNNAGERSLRHAVIWRKLSFGTQSPHGSRFVETLLSVIETCRQQDRNVLDFVTHAVTAHFRGETSPSLLPGP from the coding sequence ATGTCGCTGGAAATCACGGACGACCTGATTGCCCGTCAATCGCCCGAAGCGCAGGCGATCATCGGGCTCCTGTTGGCCAGGATCGCCGAGCAAGATCGTCGGATCGCCCGGTTGGAAGCCGAATTGGAGTCGCTGCGCAAGACGCCGCAGAACTCCTCGCTGCCCCCCAGCACTCAGCACCCACATGCCAGGCCCGCGAGCCGCGAGGCGAAGTCGAGACGGAAAAGGGGCGGGCAGCCCGGGCATCGCAAGCATGAGCGCCCCCTGATTCGCACCGAGGACTGCCAGGCGGTCGTCACCCTCATGCCCGGGGGATGTCGCCGTTGCGGGACGAGGCTGTCGGGGGTCGATCCCGAGCCGTTGCGCCATCAAGTCTGGGAACTGCCCGAGATCAAGCCGGTCGTCACGGAGTATCAGCGGCATCGCCTGAGCTGCCCCCGCTGCGGGGAGGGCACGTGTGCCGAACTCCCCGCGGGCGTCCCTCGTGGCCAGTCGGGGCCGCGGCTGATCGCCTTCGTCGCCACGCTCATGGCCCACTTCCGGCAGAGCAAGCGCCGCACGTCGCTATTCGTGACCTCGGTCCTGAACATCCCCTGCTGCCCGTCGTTGACCGTCAAGCACCAGCGGATCGCGACCCGGGCGCTGCAGCCCGCGTACGATCGACTCGTGGCCGCCCTGCCATCGCAGCCCCATCTCAACGGGGACGAATCGCCGACCAGGGAAGGCACGACGAAGGCATGGCTCTGGACGTTCGTGGCCGGGACCTTCACGGTGTTCGCCCTCCGCGGCAGTCGCGCCGCCACGGCGATCAGCGAGCTGCTGGGCGAGGCGTTCGCCGGCGTGATGACCTGCGATCGAGCGAAGATGTACTGGCGATGTGGCCGGCTTCAGTGGTGCTGGGCCCATCTGAAGCGGGACTTCCAGGCGCTGGTGGATCATGCCGATCCGCAGGTGCGGCGGCTGGGCCACGACCTGATGCGGCCGACCCGGGAACTGTTTCGGCAGTGGTCGCGGTGCCGTGACGGGACGATCAGCCGCGGCGAATTGGGACGGGCCCTGGCGCCGGTCCGCCATCGAGTGGAGGCCTTGCTGCTGCGCGGCGCGTTCAGCGGCAATCCGCGCCTGACGGGCATGTGCCGGGAGCTCTACGATCATCGCGACTGGCTCTGGTCATTCCTGGACGTGGATGGGGTCGAACCGACGAACAATGCCGGCGAGCGCTCATTGCGCCATGCGGTGATCTGGCGAAAGCTCTCGTTCGGGACGCAGAGCCCGCACGGGAGCCGGTTCGTGGAGACACTGTTGAGCGTCATCGAGACCTGCCGTCAGCAGGACCGCAACGTCCTCGACTTCGTGACTCACGCCGTCACCGCCCACTTTCGCGGTGAAACATCCCCTTCGCTCCTCCCCGGGCCGTGA
- a CDS encoding DUF5615 family PIN-like protein yields the protein MLFKVDENLHTDIAEMLRAEGHDAVSVHDQALSGHPDEEIGEVCRREGRVIVTQDLDFANIVAYPPEDYAGIIVLRLREPSRRSSLAAMRRILPLLTTEPLSGCLWTVDDMGIRIRQGGQP from the coding sequence ATGCTCTTCAAGGTCGACGAGAATCTCCACACGGATATCGCGGAGATGCTCCGAGCGGAGGGGCATGATGCGGTCAGCGTGCACGATCAGGCGTTGAGCGGGCACCCCGACGAGGAGATTGGCGAGGTTTGCCGGCGAGAGGGACGCGTGATCGTGACGCAGGATCTCGATTTCGCGAACATCGTCGCCTATCCGCCGGAAGACTACGCCGGGATCATCGTCTTGCGCCTGCGTGAACCGAGCCGTCGCTCGTCCCTCGCCGCAATGCGAAGGATCCTCCCGCTACTGACGACGGAACCGCTATCCGGTTGCCTGTGGACGGTGGACGACATGGGAATCCGTATCCGACAAGGCGGGCAGCCGTAA
- a CDS encoding DUF433 domain-containing protein, with product MKWQERIGVSPDICHGKPCIKGTRVLVSVILADVAAGEPYESITRGYHITEEDIQAALLFAADLAQDRYLTLAGTT from the coding sequence ATGAAATGGCAAGAACGCATCGGCGTGAGCCCGGACATATGCCACGGCAAGCCGTGCATCAAGGGGACTCGCGTCCTCGTCTCCGTCATCCTGGCGGATGTCGCGGCCGGCGAGCCTTACGAATCGATTACGCGAGGCTATCACATCACCGAAGAGGACATCCAGGCGGCGCTGCTGTTCGCGGCGGACCTTGCCCAGGATCGTTATCTCACGCTGGCTGGGACGACGTGA
- a CDS encoding RNA polymerase sigma factor — MAHGSKGSAPRQMGLLFASGPTGGMTDGQLLRRFTAEGGPPGEAEAAFSTLVARHGPLVWGICRRTAGDHHAAEDAFQATFLVLARQAGTLWVADSLGGWLRRIATRVASRCRAEARRLRQGLDTTSAPDDSDPRRLAEREDLRTAIADELARLPGKYRAPVELCHLRGLKQDEAARLLELPVGTVKSRLDRGKRRLREALTRRGLAPASAAGAVAAAAAREATAAVPASLVRATLHLATGRARDIAAIPASVAALADLASGAATLARLKLVAGVILAASACTAGGLLLAGRGPWHSAAYASPPSPARRPSPPAPSQPPPPAPSPNRPASPDSSGFLTSHEAPEAPEPDLGAAILRELNRERESRSRDGTRPRNRPVDPAMPRPLAPPPQASPQPPRAPSLPSPGAAGS; from the coding sequence TTGGCTCACGGAAGCAAGGGTTCCGCGCCCCGGCAGATGGGGCTCCTGTTCGCGTCCGGGCCCACCGGCGGGATGACCGACGGCCAGCTCCTCCGGCGCTTCACCGCCGAGGGCGGGCCCCCCGGCGAGGCCGAGGCGGCCTTCTCCACGCTGGTGGCCCGCCACGGGCCGCTGGTCTGGGGCATCTGCCGGCGGACGGCGGGCGACCACCACGCCGCGGAGGACGCCTTCCAGGCCACGTTCCTGGTCCTGGCTCGCCAGGCCGGCACGCTGTGGGTGGCCGACTCCCTGGGCGGCTGGCTGCGTCGCATCGCGACCCGCGTGGCGTCGCGATGCCGGGCCGAGGCCCGCCGCCTGCGACAGGGCCTGGACACGACCTCGGCGCCGGACGACTCGGATCCGCGGCGGCTCGCGGAGCGGGAGGACCTCCGCACCGCGATCGCGGACGAGCTCGCACGGCTCCCCGGCAAGTACCGGGCCCCCGTCGAGCTCTGCCATCTCCGGGGCCTCAAGCAGGACGAGGCCGCCCGCCTCCTCGAGCTCCCGGTCGGCACGGTCAAGAGCCGCCTGGACCGGGGCAAGCGCCGGCTCCGCGAGGCCCTCACGCGGCGGGGCCTGGCGCCCGCGTCCGCCGCGGGCGCGGTGGCCGCCGCCGCGGCCCGCGAGGCGACGGCCGCGGTCCCGGCCTCGCTCGTGCGCGCCACGCTCCACCTCGCGACGGGCCGGGCACGCGACATCGCGGCCATCCCGGCCTCCGTCGCGGCCCTGGCCGATCTCGCCTCGGGGGCGGCCACGCTGGCCAGGCTCAAGTTGGTCGCCGGCGTGATCCTGGCCGCCTCCGCCTGCACCGCCGGCGGACTCCTCCTCGCCGGCCGCGGCCCCTGGCACTCGGCCGCCTACGCCTCGCCCCCGAGCCCGGCCCGCCGGCCGAGCCCGCCCGCCCCGTCTCAGCCGCCACCGCCAGCCCCGTCGCCGAACCGCCCCGCGTCCCCGGACTCCTCCGGCTTCCTGACCTCTCATGAGGCGCCCGAGGCCCCGGAGCCCGACCTGGGCGCCGCGATCCTCAGGGAGTTGAATCGCGAGCGCGAGTCGAGGTCGCGGGACGGCACCCGCCCTCGGAACCGCCCCGTCGACCCGGCCATGCCCCGGCCCCTCGCCCCCCCGCCTCAAGCTTCGCCTCAACCTCCTCGAGCGCCATCCCTTCCGTCTCCGGGAGCCGCAGGGAGTTGA